A genome region from Lucilia cuprina isolate Lc7/37 chromosome 3, ASM2204524v1, whole genome shotgun sequence includes the following:
- the LOC111679338 gene encoding LOW QUALITY PROTEIN: uncharacterized protein LOC111679338 (The sequence of the model RefSeq protein was modified relative to this genomic sequence to represent the inferred CDS: inserted 1 base in 1 codon), whose protein sequence is MSSILDMRTAKPTIWEELSNLFLPLKYIITSERFDALVENINFNYLVNAMFWIFLFFSFGFVGFQKLFQVFLKTSNIKYYKHKQFARSIWNIAFYAACTLFLYFYNELVILPQLLKNQGRYSLFYSSENLIFYKSQQCEKFQFYSIFIITFYLHGAMLDFKESDYLEAASKSLYLMSLVAIDVYRYENYFVAVNLSLGVYNIITEILSLLALQNPKRNLLVYQIFLGLRIASWSHVFISLLPFKYLVPTLFAKNFKLILNIVIWLWYGLSIWNSPXLQYFYHQIYHNSPVDCSGEGSAAKCILLKDSSEHRHFKALKKLIGSEIGSKKNEC, encoded by the exons ATGAGTTCTATATTGGATATGCGTACCGCTAAGCCCACCATTTGGGAAGAGCTGAGCAATTTATTTTTGCCTCTTAAATACATCATCACCAGCGAAAGATTTGATGCTTTAGTGGAGAATATCAATTTCAATTACCTGGTGAATGCTATGTTCTGGATATTTCTATTCTTCAGTTTTGGCTTTGTAGGATTTCAGAAATTATTTCAG gTCTTCCTTAAAacttcaaatattaaatattacaaacacaAACAATTTGCACGTTCCATTTGGAATATTGCCTTTTATGCAGCCTGTACtctgtttttgtatttctataATGAATTGGTAATTTTGCCGcaacttttaaaaaatcaagGACGCTACTCTTTATTTTATTCTTCGGAAAAtctcatattttataaatcacaacaatgtgaaaaatttcaattttattcgatatttattataacattttatttacacgGCGCCATGTTGGACTTTAAGGAATCGGATTATTTGGAAGCGGCTTCTAAGAGTTTATATTTGATGTCATTGGTGGCCATAGATGTTTATAG ATACGAAAACTACTTCGTGGCGGTAAACTTAAGTCTTGGAGTCTACAATATTATCACAGAAATTCTCTCTTTACTGGCTTTGCAAAATcccaaaagaaatttattagtCTATCAAATATTTCTGGGTTTACGTATAGCCTCTTG GTCCCATGTCTTCATCAGTCTCTtgccatttaaatatttagttcccactttatttgccaaaaattttaaattaatcttgAATATTGTCATATGGCTCTGGTATGGTTTGAGTATTTGGAATTCTC TCTTGCAATATTTCTATCATCAGATTTATCACAATTCTCCAGTCGACTGTTCGGGAGAGGGTTCGGCAGCCAAGTGTATTTTACTAAAAGACTCTAGTGAACATAGGCATTTTAAGGCCTTGAAAAAGCTTATTGGAAGTGAAATTGGCTCAAAGAAAAATGAATGCTAG
- the LOC111679339 gene encoding pyridoxine/pyridoxamine 5'-phosphate oxidase → MAMLSNSHLAKITKAAPHPVQMFQTIIDKAKPQLLIMNLATQDNTYGVLNRSVVYRGLSQDEPTPHICFVTEKNSHKYQTLRENPKVAVTILCSIPDIELWQIRLFNAEAVEINDKEILKKFWLEEPLYAKIRSHICECGKPNEGEELDRKYQEILELYERESKEPEQTKSYTAFKIIPKTWDFYKSEPNKIADRVQYKLIEGETDKWQVYHVDA, encoded by the exons ATGGCAAtg CTAAGCAACAGCCATTTAGCTAAAATTACTAAGGCTGCCCCTCATCCAGTGCAAATGTTTCAAACTATTATAGACAAAGCAAAACCACAATTATTAATCATGAATTTGGCCACACAAGACAA TACATATGGTGTTCTCAATCGTTCCGTGGTATATCGGGGGCTTTCCCAGGATGAACCTACCCCACACATCTGCTTTGTTACCGAGAAAAATTCCCATAAATATCAAACTTTACGTGAAAATCCTAAAGTTGCAGTGACTATACTCTGTTCAATTCCCGATATTGAATTGTGGCAAATTCGTTTATTTAATGCCGAAGCTGTTGAAATAAATGAtaaagaaatcttaaagaaattcTGGCTAGAGGAACCTTTATATGCCAAAATCCGTAGTCATATTTGTGAATGCGGCAAACCTAATGAGGGCGAGGAACTTGATCGAAAATATCAAGAAATTTTAGAACTTTACGAAAGGGAATCTAAAGAACCGGAACAAACGAAATCATA tactgcttttaaaataataccaAAAACATGGGATTTTTACAAAAGTGAACCCAATAAAATTGCCGATCGTGTGCAATATAAACTAATTGAGGGAGAAACGGATAAATGGCAAGTTTATCATGTTGATGCCTAG
- the LOC111679343 gene encoding uncharacterized protein LOC111679343 — MSDIYYCSKNKKTSSSSDGKSSASDKTPKSLVSNNNNHTSSNNNNNNNSSNMRDSNVCGKHASSNGKTNWKGISSNSSSPRETSSNGNSTQSTASVPKVFHNTRCTRHHKAHSHSPNRTSNGNGVVVADIPSHHLNGGHNHSHIHHLPSAGHRKKTESVLSTDSDIRFTRRKLGDSQKCGCAVIAGFLVALLVAGVFVYVGYTYFKPEPLSDRVFRGKFQILNDKWSMDLANQNSLRFQQKSRDYRERINLLVRRSDLKEAYDGSEILALDGFEDTSDILVHFNMIFDPYAGLVSTADLLALFGEEFSSAHPRYFGNITVDPRSLSIKEVTGLIEEPIMSSSPLGGDDETTEYITTTPKQPRRCEPLKLNYCRSIGYNITTYPNLLGHNSFEEVQADVISFRELVDGECFREAFDFVCRLMQPPCETHANLEPTAGAICREYCEQFMKGCGNRLPHRFQKYFDCERFPEATGIQSCRHKPRCANDLQNNAQSPRLCDGFADCPDLSDERTCTFCTSNSLYCGRGRACIPRKARCDGKADCPDGSDEKDCLSIAPLAADLNNPEPLVPYLPRFHSEGFAVFSEKGSVGKLCAEGLEGDSKLIVRQTVAESLCKSLGYESVEIFEVQTDNENVDDYVRVLDPHAPEISFVRTHCPKREVLYVGCGELQCGVQSVLTGKQHLTLPKMSASGDWPWLAALYREDVHVCDGTLISQDWVLTTESCFQGQPRATWMAVFGSVRLASKAPWTQRRRIIGMIKSPVEGSTAALIRLETAVVYSDHVRPICLPDESQRKQDQQIQRRSYVPKAERLEGRETIKRLEHETQQYFESPNFYQSNEDTSNPYSSEYETSAYKMPQAEALVDDIEEYNLDSYPLPESAPQMNYYGINAAGAAATNQTSAPSSAASVSRTVAPVTTQPEQTWTNCNTLGWSRQRDHLQRVQLKIGDMAACENISIATVNSMCTEATYQKHDCTQEEYAGAPVQCLIPGTNQWALVGVSSWRIACAASGVERPRMYDKISSNAAWIRETVNSS; from the exons GGCATCTCCAGTAATTCAAGTTCTCCCCGCGAAACCAGCTCAAATGGCAATTCCACACAAAGCACAGCATCAGTTCCAAAAGTATTTCACAATACACGTTGTACCCGACATCACAAAGCCCACAGTCATTCACCAAATCGAACGAGTAACGGCAATGGTGTGGTAGTGGCCGATATACCCAGCCATCATTTAAATGGTGGTCACAATCACAGTCACATCCATCATTTGCCCAGTGCGGGTCATAGGAAAAAAACCGAATCGGTTTTATCCACAGATTCAGATATACGTTTTACGCGACGTAAATTGGGTGATAGTCAGAAATGTGGCTGTGCGGTTATAGCAGGATTTCTAGTCGCTCTTTTGGTGGCTGGAGTATTTGTATATGTGGGAT ATACTTATTTCAAACCAGAACCTTTATCGGATCGTGTATTTCGtggtaaatttcaaatattaaacgATAAATGGTCTATGGATTTGGCGAATCAAAACTCTTTGAGATTTCAACAAAAATCGAGGGATTATCGTGAGCGTATTAATCTGCTGGTACGACGTTCGGATCTAAAGGAAGCCTATGATGGCAGTGAGATATTGGCTTTAGATGG ATTTGAAGACACCAGCGATATATTGGTACACTTTAATATGATATTCGATCCCTATGCCGGTTTAGTGTCCACTGCAGATCTATTGGCTTTATTTGGCGAGGAGTTTAGCAGTGCTCATCCTAGATATTTTGGTAATATCACTGTGGATCCTAGAAGTCTTAGCATTAAAGAAGTAACAGGCTTAATAGAAGAACCCATTATGTCTTCATCTCCCTTGGGCGGTGATGATGAAACTACGGAATATATCACCACCACTCCTAAGCAGCCGAGACGTTGTGaacctttaaaattaaactactgTCGTTCGATAGGCTATAACATTACCACATATCCAAATTTACTGGGTCACAATTCTTTTGAAGAAGTTCAGGCCGATGTCATTTCATTCCGTGAATTAGTTGATGGCGAGTGTTTCCGTGAAGCTTTCGATTTTGTTTGTCGTTTAATGCAACCACCCTGTGAAACACATGCAAATTTAGAACCTACAGCCGGAGCTATATGTCGAGAATATTGTGAACAATTTATGAAGGGTTGTGGTAATCGTTTGCCTCACagattccaaaaatattttgattgtgAGAGGTTCCCGGAAGCCACGGGCATACAGTCATGTCGTCACAAGCCTCGTTGTGCTAATGATCTACAGAATAACGCTCAAAGTCCTCGTTTATGTGATGGTTTTGCCGATTGCCCAGATTTGTCAGATGAAAGAACGTGTACGTTTTGTACCAGTAATTCCCTATATTGTGGTAGAGGCAGAGCTTGCATACCTCGCAAAGCACGTTGTGATGGTAAAGCCGATTGTCCAGATGGTTCAGATGAAAAAGATTGTC TTTCTATAGCTCCTTTGGCAGCAGATTTGAACAATCCTGAACCTTTGGTTCCTTATCTGCCTAGATTTCATTCTGAAGGTTTTGCTGTattttccgaaaagggttcggTAGGAAAATTATGTGCTGAGGGTTTGGAAGGAGATAGTAAACTAATAGTGAGACAAACTGTGGCAGAATCTTTATGTAAATCTCTAGGTTATGA ATCAGTGGAAATATTTGAAGTACAAACCGATAACGAGAATGTAGATGACTATGTTCGCGTTTTGGATCCTCATGCTCCGGAAATATCATTTGTACGCACTCATTGTCCCAAGCGTGAAGTGTTGTATGTAGGTTGTGGAGAACTACAGTGTGGCGTGCAGTCAGTGCTAACGGGTAAACAACATTTAACTTTGCCCAAAATGTCTGCCTCGGGAGATTGGCCTTGGCTGGCCGCCCTATATAGGGAAGATGTGCATGTTTGCGATGGCACCTTG atttcTCAAGATTGGGTTTTAACCACTGAATCCTGTTTCCAAGGTCAACCACGTGCCACTTGGATGGCTGTCTTTGGTTCGGTGCGTTTGGCCTCAAAAGCTCCCTGGACACAGCGTAGACGCATAATAGGCATGATAAAAAGTCCTGTAGAAGGTTCCACCGCTGCTCTTATACGTCTAGAAACAGCAGTTGTTTACTCCGATCATGTGCGGCCCATTTGCCTACCTGATGAGTCTCAACGAAAACAGGACCAACAAATACAAAGACGTTCTTATGTTCCCAAGGCAGAACGTCTAGAAGGTCGTGAAACTATTAAACGTTTAGAACACGAAACACAACAATATTTCGAATCACCAAATTTCTACCAGTCCAATGAAGACACCAGCAATCCCTATAGTTCAGAGTATGAAACATCAGCTTATAAAATGCCTCAAGCTGAGGCTTTAGTTGATGATATAGAAGAATATAATTTAGATTCATATCCTCTGCCAGAAAGTGCACCACAAATGAATTATTATGGCATAAATGCAGCAGGTGCTGCAGCGACTAATCAAACATCGGCTCCTAGTTCAGCAGCTTCAGTGAGTAGAACAGTGGCACCAGTAACAACACAACCCGAACAGACATGGACAAATTGTAATACGTTGGGTTGGTCACGACAACGTGATCATCTGCAGCGTGTTCAATTGAAAATCGGCGATATGGCGGCGTGTGAAAATATTTCGATTGCCACGGTGAATAGTATGTGTACGGAGGCAACGTATCAGAAACATGATTGTACG CAAGAAGAATATGCTGGAGCTCCTGTACAGTGTCTCATACCTGGTACTAATCAATGGGCCCTTGTCGGTGTCTCCTCATGGCGAATAGCTTGTGCTGCTTCCGGTGTCGAAAGGCCAAGAATGTATGATAAGATATCTTCGAATGCGGCTTGGATACGTGAAACGGTTAATTCATCATAG
- the LOC111679342 gene encoding uncharacterized protein LOC111679342, with protein sequence MASKNCVKISYKGLTRQVLCDTKFQYDELLSTVMDKFNINKNHKLAIDFYDEQGHKYNKDTFEYFLLLFPNPQKIFFIRLDSSKIINLTATEVGHSLMDEDDRKPFGKSKLNNKQTDKQETDSYCEAVPVRRQNCFLGEMPTTTITQQLNSTSHTRNTSSSMTLEIVKRMRLLKQNSPKKKHLNSPTVFKRSMRI encoded by the coding sequence atggcttcaaaaaattgtgttaaaatatcCTACAAAGGTCTAACGCGCCAAGTTTTATGTGATACCAAATTTCAATATGATGAACTTTTATCAACAGTTAtggataaatttaatattaataaaaaccacAAATTGGCCATTGATTTCTATGATGAACAGGGTCATAAATACAACAAAGATacatttgaatattttctacTATTATTTCCTAATCCACAAAAAATATTCTTCATACGTTTGGATTCCTCGAAAATAATAAATCTAACTGCAACAGAAGTCGGCCACTCTCTAATGGATGAAGATGATCGTAAGCCTTTCGgtaaatcgaaattaaataataaacagacAGATAAACAGGAAACGGATAGTTATTGTGAAGCTGTTCCGGTAAGAagacaaaattgttttcttggAGAAATGcccacaacaacaattacacaaCAGCTAAACAGTACTTCTCATACTCGAAATACCTCTTCAAGTATGACTTTGGAAATTGTCAAAAGAATGCGTCTTCTTAAACAGAATTCACccaaaaagaaacatttaaatagCCCCACAGTTTTTAAACGTTCGATGAGAATTTAA